In Erigeron canadensis isolate Cc75 chromosome 1, C_canadensis_v1, whole genome shotgun sequence, a single window of DNA contains:
- the LOC122590702 gene encoding G-type lectin S-receptor-like serine/threonine-protein kinase At4g27290 produces MLLLYIALFFLTPATCSSLDTIVVFQNFTDGQSQTIVSTNDRFELGFFSPGTSINRYLGIWFKYTSPHRVIWVANRETPLINTMGRVILDRQGVLSLVNGSTVIWSSNSSVSKTEDNFLAQLLDTGNLVIKSGNNVLWQSFDYPGDTFISGMKLGKDLVTGQEMYMTSWRSADDPSPGEYTVTYTMVKGKYEQVYIRKNSVIQSRVGPYNGVEFAGQPNYKPNPVYVYKIDMLINDREMYFTYTYNSTTFAVTFTVTPTGKLEVWHLNMRNQVWMKDLTLPIDNCDNYGLCGPYGSCSTLAYPNCGCLKGFVFKNPEDLSPDNWTSGCRRNVALNCAPGEGFYKFSSMKLPDTVNAVYNGNLSLEECKVACKNNCSCNAYANPNTNLNGVGCLLWFGDLIDTRVYPQNGQDLYVRLAASELLDVHFSIHKRKRVVVASSISAGLAMLGVISALYIWSKRKWRSDAVREGRSVKILDKDHNSSSKNGSIELAVFSLSRISKATDNFSIANQLGEGGFGPVYKGVLEGGLEIAVKRLSKYSRQGLDEFENEVICIAKLQHRNLVKLLGYCIQRDETMLVYEYMHNKSLDWFIFDDSRKSLLDWPQRFHIINGIARGLLYLHQDSRLRVVHRDLKAGNILLDHDMNPKISDFGLARMFKGHESEANTKKVVGTLGYISPEYAVNGLFSVKSDIFSFGVLVLEIVSGKKNTGFAHEDHHDNLLGYAWRLYKEGKSLDLIDTSLGKAYSVSEVLRSVHIGLLCVQQRAQDRPTTPSVVSMLGGEGSLPSPKQPGFFIQGSEKGSTSIIPLPSSVNVVTLTQVEAR; encoded by the exons atgttACTCCTTTATATTGCCTTATTCTTTCTGACACCGGCAACTTGTAGTTCACTGGACACTATAGTTGTGTTTCAGAACTTTACAGATGGTCAGAGTCAGACCATTGTTTCAACAAATGACAGATTCGAGTTGGGTTTCTTTAGCCCAGGCACTTCGATAAATCGATACTTGGGGATATGGTTTAAGTACACATCACCTCATAGAGTTATATGGGTTGCAAACCGGGAAACTCCACTTATTAACACCATGGGCAGGGTCATATTGGATCGCCAAGGAGTCCTGTCTCTTGTTAACGGCAGTACGGTCATTTGGTCATCCAACTCCTCTGTATCTAAGACAGAGGATAATTTCTTAGCACAACTCTTGGACACTGGAAATTTGGTGATAAAGAGTGGAAATAATGTTCTTTGGCAAAGTTTTGATTATCCTGGAGATACCTTCATATCAGGAATGAAGTTGGGCAAGGACCTCGTAACAGGACAAGAAATGTACATGACATCATGGAGAAGTGCCGATGATCCTTCCCCAGGTGAGTATACAGTCACGTATACAATGGTTAAGGGTAAATATGAGCAAGTATACATTAGGAAAAATTCTGTTATTCAATCAAGAGTCGGGCCATATAATGGCGTTGAATTTGCTGGCCAGCCAAACTATAAACCCAACCCAGTTTATGTATACAAAATTGATATGCTTATAAATGACAGAGAGATGTACTTTACGTATACATATAATAGCACCACATTCGCAGTAACATTCACAGTGACTCCTACTGGGAAGCTTGAGGTGTGGCATTTAAATATGCGCAACCAAGTATGGATGAAGGACCTCACCTTACCCATAGATAATTGTGACAACTACGGACTCTGTGGGCCATATGGAAGCTGTAGTACTCTAGCTTATCCTAACTGCGGGTGCTTGAAAGGATTCGTATTTAAGAACCCAGAAGACTTGTCTCCTGATAATTGGACTAGTGGTTGTCGTCGAAATGTGGCTTTGAATTGTGCTCCAGGAGAAGGATTTTATAAGTTTTCGAGCATGAAATTGCCAGACACAGTAAATGCTGTGTATAATGGCAACTTGAGCCTTGAGGAATGTAAGGTGGCTTGCAAGAATAATTGCTCATGCAACGCCTATGCCAATCCAAACACCAATCTAAATGGAGTTGGATGCTTGCTATGGTTTGGAGATTTGATTGATACCCGAGTGTACCCACAGAACGGGCAGGATCTTTATGTTAGACTGGCAGCTTCCGAATTATTAG ATGTCCATTTTAGCATCCACAAAAGGAAACGAGTGGTTGTTGCTTCGTCAATATCAGCTGGGTTGGCAATGTTGGGCGTTATATCGGCACTCTACATTTGGAGTAAGAGGAAGTGGAGATCAGATGCAGTAAGAGAAG GTAGATCAGTCAAAATATTAGACAAAGATCACAACAGTAGCAGTAAGAATGGAAGTATAGAGTTAGCGGTGTTTAGCTTATCAAGAATTTCGAAAGCAACCGATAACTTTTCTATTGCCAACCAGCTTGGAGAAGGCGGGTTTGGTCCAGTCTACAAG GGTGTGCTAGAAGGAGGACTAGAGATTGCTGTGAAGCGGCTCTCAAAGTATTCTCGACAAGGACTTGACGAATTTGAAAATGAAGTGATATGCATTGCTAAACTCCAGCATCGGAATCTTGTGAAGCTGTTAGGATACTGCATCCAACGCGATGAAACAATGTTGGTTTATGAATACATGCATAACAAAAGCCTGGACTGGTTTATATTTG ATGACTCAAGGAAGTCGTTACTTGATTGGCCACAACGCTTCCACATTATCAATGGCATTGCACGAGGACTTCTTTATCTACATCAAGATTCGCGACTTAGAGTGGTCCATAGAGATCTAAAAGCAGGAAATATTTTGCTGGATCATGACATGAACCCAAAAATATCAGATTTTGGTTTGGCAAGAATGTTTAAAGGACACGAGAGTGAAGCAAACACCAAGAAAGTGGTGGGAACGTT GGGCTACATATCTCCGGAGTATGCAGTAAATGGCCTTTTTTCGGTAAAGTCAGATATATTTAGCTTTGGGGTTTTGGTGTTGGAAATTGTGAGTGGGAAAAAAAATACAGGTTTTGCCCATGAAGACCACCATGATAACCTTCTTGGATAT GCATGGAGACTTTACAAAGAAGGCAAGTCTCTTGATCTAATTGACACATCTTTAGGTAAAGCATACTCGGTTTCTGAAGTGTTGCGATCAGTACACATTGGTCTATTATGTGTACAACAACGAGCACAAGATAGACCTACCACGCCATCAGTGGTTTCCATGTTGGGTGGTGAAGGTTCACTACCTTCACCTAAACAGCCCGGATTCTTTATTCAAGGAAGTGAGAAGGGATCAACCTCAATTATTCCTTTGCCCTCATCTGTCAATGTAGTAACATTAACTCAAGTAGAAGCTAGATGA